In one window of Gossypium hirsutum isolate 1008001.06 chromosome A01, Gossypium_hirsutum_v2.1, whole genome shotgun sequence DNA:
- the LOC107921190 gene encoding rhodanese-like domain-containing protein 9, chloroplastic — protein sequence MAGIATTCYYLTLSSTSTRNTWLELKTNYGRATPIRRRNLSIRAEVNFVNAEEAKKLIAVEGYAVLDVRDKSQFDRAHIKSCYHVPLFIENTDNDPGTIVKRTLHNNFSGLFFGLPFTKLNPEFVQSVKSQFSPESKLLLVCQEGLRSTAAANKLEQAGFQNIACITSGLQTVKPGTFDSVGKTELQDAGKAGLVTIQGKISAVLGTVLICAYLFITLFPDQAEKLLQMSPVR from the exons CACTAGGAACACCTGGTTGGAATTAAAGACCAACTATGGAAGAGCCACACCTATCCGGAGAAGAAACTTAAGCATTAGAGCTGAAGTCAATTTTGTAAATGCTGAAGAAGCCAAAAAACTTATAGCTGTTGAGGGTTATGCCGTTCTCGACGTCCGCGATAAATCTCAGTTCGATCGAGCTCATATCAAATCATGTTATCATGTTCCCCTTTTCATTGAAAACACAGACAATGATCCTG GCACAATTGTTAAGAGGACTTTGCACAATAACTTTTCAGGCTTATTCTTTGGGTTGCCATTTACAAAACTCAATCCTGAATTTGTACAGTCCGTGAAAAGTCAGTTTTCTCCCGAATCTAAATTGTTACTTGTATGTCAAGAGGGGCTGAG GTCTACTGCTGCTGCCAATAAATTGGAGCAAGCTGGTTTCCAGAATATAGCATGTATAACATCAGGGCTTCAAACTGTAAAACCAG GTACATTTGATTCCGTAGGTAAAACTGAGTTGCAAGATGCTGGCAAAGCTGGTTTGGTGACAATTCAAGGCAAGATTTCGGCTGTGCTCGGAACTGTACTCATCTGTGCATATCTGTTTATAACTTTGTTCCCGGATCAAGCGGAGAAGCTGCTTCAGATGAGTCCTGTAAGGTAG